The DNA region TTAGGATCATCATGCTTGTATTTTGTACTCTGAAGCTatgttacttttattttatgctGAATTTTCTGAATCTGTTATTTTACAATGTCCAGAACCTCAGATGATCAAGGGAAACCAGCTGTGCTCTACAAATCAGAGAAGAGAGGTGAGATGGAGAAAGATGGATACAGGATTCTTGGAAATTCTGGTGACCAGTGGAGCGATTTATTAGGTTCTTCAATATCTGTTCGGTCCTTCAAGCTTCCAAATCCCGTGTATTACATTCCTTAGTAATGCCCCATTCATTTGCATataattgttgtttgaattgtaCATAAGGGTAGTGGCTCAATTCATATACTGAATATCATATTGCCAATGATTCATAAACTGAATATCACTGAAATTCTAATACATACTGACTAATTAAACTTGTGTTAAAACTTATGTAACATTTGCCAGTTGTTAACATGATTGTGCATATGGTTTTCTTCTGAATAATAACGTACATAAGCAGATGCGATTGAATCATAACTATCACTTGTAAGTGTGACTTGGGATAGCTTTTAATTATTCACTAAGCTTCCTAGACAAATAAGGAGGCATCTGCGGTTCACAGctttgaagaagaaaactaTACGATTAAGTATATCATATGCGTATCTTTCACCTAGTAATCAAAGATTAATATCTTCGAAATGTAGATATTATTGAAGTTTTGCTGCTTGCATACACAATGCAAGGAATTGAACACAAGTTTTTATTTGACTGAATTGAGCCCAAGTTAACATGTTTATCTATCAATTAAGCTGGATTTTGTCAGTAACAAGTCAAATCATCTTATattgattttccttttttttttttatgtcctgtcaatttaaaaaatataacattaaaaacattatcatctaatagtaaaaataaacaAGCATAATACTAATATGTCAAAatttaagttataaataaatattgtaaacaTAATCATCCaacaaaataattcttaaagtTAATGTGTAATATAACCtcttaataaaaattctaattaaatttgacaTTATGTGGTAATATTACTTTCTAagacctataaaaaaaatatattgaaactaATTAgtctataaatattatatattgtaatttttttaaaaaaaattaatggatgagATTTTGACTTTATTATTAGAATCAATTTCTCTATATTTTTGCAAACGCTTATCtcctaaatatatatattactaatcCACTAATACAAATAGAAACTAGAACACAAGAAGAAGACTAaagattataatataaaaaacaataattaaaattgctCATAGAAAATTAGTCACAAATAAAAGGATTAGATTTAAGATTTTATTCCATTATTATATGTCTATGTTATTGTTAGAATATTAGTCACAATTAAAAaatgcataattattttttcaaaaaaattatatttataattatatatatgtgacatGTGTGGGACAGGACGaaatgaatattatattatcCATATCcatgttcatattcacataaaTTTGCAAGTAAATATTAGTCTATGTACCTAGTCCCAATAtacaaataattatcatttttgtttggaaATATTTTTACGGATACTCATAAGATTCAGGTACATTTTGTCATTCTATTAGTGATTCGACCAAAGATATGTATTGCAATTTGCTTTTGCATTTTCCACTAGCCTATGGTATGGGAGCAAAATTTCGTTATTGGTGGGATTAAAGGGACCCCTAAAACTTACTATTCTTGAGTAGCTAACCTAAACTACCCTAGTTGTGTTTTACTCAAAATAATGACTAATTCATTCAAAGTCCAAAGGCTTAAAGACTAATATAACAGTCTTTTGTCTCTTAAACTtctactttttcttctttttccttctctctttttttcttgtatCATTACTTAAAAGAGCATTTGTCACTATCCCAAGCCACCCTTTAATAAAGATTGTATTTTCAGCTGCTTGACCACTCCAATATCTACTTCCTTGTGTCATGTAGTGCTTTCCTTCAGCATACTTCCATTATGAAGGACCACTATATGGTGCCATAGCCTACACAACATGCCATGGTCCCATGGCCTCTAATCTCACTCTAACATTGTGAGCTCTTGTCTTTGAGCATTGAGTTATGTATATCAAAGTTGGTCCCTAATTGAACTTGCCTCTGAATAGGGAAAAAGGTGCCCCATTTGGTGTTCTTGAGTAATTGCCAATTATTGAAGTCGAAGCATCTTTTGCACAGTTACATTCAGATCAGCTGCTAATGTTGACTAGCTTatgtgctttcttttcttttttggactTCTATCCTCGTTTTCCTGTTGGAAAAAATGACAAATCTTAGGTTATATTTAATCTACCCTATAGATAATACTAgtatatataacacaaatatGCAAAAGCatggaaggaagaaaaaaacctTTGTTTTCTAGtattttaaatcaatcattCTTAAATTAAGATCAATGAATAGAAAAAACGAGAAATTTTATTATGACCTTCAGCCATCACAGTCATGGTTCTGTAGTGAtaatcaaggttttaaaaaagataTGCAATCATAAATGTCAAGGTTTTTTTGGAGTCTTTTGTAATCATATCATGACTATAATTGCAGTGGAATCGATCATATTTGtacctaatttttttaaggattacAACGAGCTCACAACTGTGACTGCGACTGTAATTCAAAACCTTATTGATAATAAAGTCATACAAGTCAAGATTAGGTTAAACTAGAATGTTAAACCATGCAGTAGGGTaatgagaattttaaaaaatatttaaggtgAAAGGGAATTGCACCTCATTTTGAATACACCCTCTGTTCCTGATAatcttttaatttgtatatgaACACAAATCATTATCTCACTATCAACTTTCACTTCGTAATAAAAGGCGACACAAAAAATAAtccaacacattttttttcccttttgggTTGCTTTACTGTGCTCACTGACGTTCTTTCTTTCACATGCATTTTGACTGTGTCTTAGTTAGGGGACCATTATATGCTTAATGCATTAGGTAACTAGAAAACACTACATAACTAAATGTTCTAGAGCAGTCAGAACTCAAAACTTTCTTTCGGTGGAGGGAGCCATGGGTTTGAAAGTGCATTTAGAAACACGAGAATTTCTAAAACAACCTGTAATACAAAACACAAGTGCTCAAAGGTTTAATCATAAACTTTGTATAAGATTGATCATACTATCAATGCATCTGAAAGACCTAGGAATAAGATGAGAATTAATTAGGGTGTCACTGTTATCTAGAGTCATTACAAGATGagatgtataataatttatgcaatattatttctttatatattaaaGATTGATCCAATAAAAAGTGAGACTTTAAACAAAATttgagataaatttttttatattttaagaatgTGAGTGATATGTAACATCTTTTAGTTAATATatgaggcttttttttttttttactttaaaaaattaataataaagagttagatttaaaattttaacacacATCTCCATTTCTGTTAGATTTTATCGAATTCTCAAATACTCATTGGTAATTAGCTACaccattttttatacttttaatttattgatatatttttaaataaattatatatttagttattatttatattttattctaaacaacataaagaaaaataaataacaaaaaactaaagataaagaattaagaattaaattatatataacaatattttacttatgtatttagttattaattatgttttaatttattagtatgtttttaagtaaattatatatttagtcaaatgtaagattttaagtttgttatttaattattattgttattataatctaaattatttgattataaaactaattaatttatatttcaaaaataaaatataaatttataacaaaaaaataatatataatttatatatgctaTAGCAAAAAGgttataaaagaataatatataacGGGTAGGCACGAGTATGACTACGAGAATAGGCAACTCCATCAAAGTGAATATTTTATGTTATAGTGAGACGGATTTGGAtgataaaaaattgtcattttatattccaaattagtgtaagaAGTAATTACGGAAGTGCAGGAAGCAACTctaatgtgtgtgtgtataatcGATGTTTAACCCTATGATTTTGTGTGTTTTGCCTCAACTCCCACCACTAAGCCACCCCTGGTGTGTTTATTACAATTAAGATCTTTATCAACTATCTTTTCTTTGACTCTtcctttctttaatttattgtatgctatttattatttataattaattattttatccaatTAATACAATCAATATtggtattaaaattatataatagtaGCTGAGAAAAgagcaaaattttaaaattcttctCCCAAAAGACTTAACAGCTTATGAGGCATTtctctttaaaaatataaaaatattatcttaattCTTAAGAATTATAAGTACATATTTACACCTAAAAATAAGTACATATATAGAAAGTCATATTAgtctttttaaaaatcataattaatgtatttagtattttaaaaaataattttgaaatatgttccattttcaattaattataaattattttaaatataaatttgaaaataattattacaaaaattaataaatttcaattatatagTAATCCATAATTATATAACACTATAAAAGCAACGTTTacacaattaatttatttcaattaaatttatttataaactagtaatttaatttatatatattattagtataaacaGATTTATATTGTTAACTAATTAGatatataagattttaaaattaattattacaaatctAACAATTATACTATACACGGTATCTTATTGTTTtaatattaagataaaaaattatttatactatcaatatatttacattaaataatatatatatatatatatatatatatatatatatatatatatatgtcttatttataagtaaataaattaagtttttaaaatatttaatgatctCCTATTACtgttgtttaaataatttttttattgagaaatGTGCATTTCATAAAGTAAATACATTTACTGTTCAACAATATTATCACTTTCATACATCCCTGTCTGatagaaaaatgaaagataCACGTTTAAGTATGTGAGTTTAAATCCTTTTCATGCATCCATCATTCATTCTCACAAATCCAGCAATTATCTTTCGTTAAGATTCCAAATCACACTTGTATTCTCTCTCATCCAAAGAcatacataatataatattagagAGCAGATTTATAAAATCCTTTTCCCAAAGACTTAACAGCTCGTGAGGCAGaagcttttttgtttttttaaggttgttgttaggtgcacccagcaccctacatgaaaaagtaaaaatactttcgtttattttttaaaatatttttatacatccAACTCATTCAGGTTGATCCGTGCATAGGTTTTTGTTGATTCGTAGAAGTTATATTTGATCTGTAATTGACATAGATAATCCACATGCTTGTGtaggatcaagttgatccgtaagacagtcgcagatcaacttgatccacaaGAAGATTGtgtctttactttttttattttagatgagaattttattttatttttgaatacgaataacataaaatttgtATGAATTCAAACGTAAAATCAttccaaacataaaataacattacattaacttcaaacattacattaacttaAAGTGagtggaaagaaataaaattagcaTCATATACGACAATTAAGCCATGCTAATTTTGTGACAAGGACATAGACATATTATCTTCCATTTCGATTACATGCTTactaaaaacaactaaaatttctattggcatGAATTTTTTCCAATAGTTAGAATGCATTAACACCTTCAACACGTCATCATTGATTTTCAgttcaataatttcaaatttgataattttatctaaatacTCATAGTGACTTGGTTGTCAAAAAAACAATTGTCTTATCGTTTGTGTTTCGTGAATACCATAAGGGAGAATCTCATGAGAcgcaacttgcttgatcaaatccttcagttcatccatGGTACATGTGGAAGGAATGTCAaactttttaggattttttcctgtgaacgagtAACCAAAAAACTCATTTTGGCGTGACACGTTCCACCTCCCATTGTAATACAGCAAGacatcatgagtaggggtcatagtgGCTTCAAGTATGTTTAATATACCATCTGGTGTTCTACCAATgatgcataataactcaatcggaccaacacttgaaaattgatgattacacattaacattgtgttaacaacatcatcatttttcagttgcatacattgaaagcgAAGATGGTTGCATATATCTGTGAATGACTGCcagtagtaaatttcatccaaatattgTTTGTCGGTTAactgaagggtattgtgtattctgattTTTAACGTTTGAAAATCACAAGTGTTAGGTATTCGAAAAGGTACTGGAGTAGAggtttgaaaataaacaccgctatcgttgtgaacaatggaaccatttggaaaaataaaacctaatatGGAGTTCACAATTGTCTGACTACTTGTTTCTCTCAAGAATGTCATATTTTGTTCAAAGAGTTGAGTTAGAAAtgaatgtttgatttttaacaGTGTTTggttatgtgatatatatagatgagtttCAGTATCattgattcaatttttaaaaataaatacatacgcGTGCACATGGTTTATGTCTGTATTATCAATCACACCAATGACGTGACATGCTAACACGCTTTATGTTAACACACTTGCATTTtccaatgtgtagtcaagtcttaCAGTGTCTTGTCATGTTTTATGTTAATACGCTTGCATTTCCCAATGTATTGTCAACTCAGACAACGATTTATCATACATGCGTACTTTATTTTAGTTGcaccaattatttttttttcaaaaaaacaacaattaactaataatttttatgttaacataacaaataaacaaaggtACATTTTCAATCATCATTTAAGTCAACATAGTCTCTTTTGTACACCGTGAAGCTTCTATAatgttgcattctactaatatatggagttggtCACTGCTTCGCCTGAGGATGACAATTGCTAGACCATAACAATACTATCGGTGGTAAAGAACAACGATCCTTTAAATAAATTTGCCgtgcatgcaaaaaaaaaatattaactcaaTCATACACAACTGattgcataaatataaaaaaaactttatatctacaatgtacctgaacaaaatgattgccaTAGACGTGACCGATATAAATTATGCGATGCCCCGAAGAATCTCccggtggttgacttctaagaggaaagaaCGTCATGCTTTGTTGGTGAGACAAGGATACAAGAattacattataccttgatgtaatcacatatcccatgtcggttatatccatccacttatccataGTGACctgaatgaaataaatatagacgtcaaagtttattttaaagttaagtcttaaaaatcaaaaacataaattaaattccTTGGTTAATCCATCCACATGTAATGACATCCTTAAATCCTCAAATTTGTCCTTGCCACCAAAGAGCTTGATATAGTCTTCTGAGAATTTGCCAAGTTCTATAAGCAGATGGGTGCGGACCAATGACCAAGAGTtttcacccatacctaataaatcGGCAACCGACCGATATCCACAATTTCCATCAACTTTGACATCAACAATATTATCAATGAAATCATGGATAAATGgttgaaattgatccaacataggCATCATCCTTCTTGGATTGGGTTGGTCAGAAGATGATGCACTACCCCTCACTGATGAATTGCTACTTTGTTGAGAATGAAAAACATCTACATACTCCTAGTAAGATGGATTACGCTTTGTTGACCTTGGGTTTCTGTTCATCAGTTTCTTCGATGCACCTTTTGTGTTAACCTTtgctggaggaggacacattgaattttgatcagggtatgcaatcTCCCAAAGCTTAGTATTCAGAGTAAAATTACCACAAACATAAAGTTCTTCAAATCTTTTGGATATAGTTTCCATTACTTCCTTAATGCTCACCTcgggctcagataacccttggtctgaaaaatcgagtctcctccaaaacatatggattgaatccaATGGGATGCAACCAACAACATATTTGGATAGATCACAAGTACAAGGAAGACCGTGCGTgattctcatcacacaaccacaagtgGAAGGATTCTTGCCACCATAGTGAACACGCTCAAATTCAGCAGCAATatgatttaaagcataccttgaaaccattccaagaagcttcttgtataaggtttttttgaaGACATGTCCAACGgcatgtgtacttgtttcaaatgatACTCTAATTTCCTTGTGTTGTAGCGTCATCATATTGTTCATGGCATCTCAGACATTGCATAAGTCTCAAAGGCTATTCTGTAACACTCTTTTTAAAGCCCAGTGAGcatattcaaccctacatttcaaatacacaaataacaataaacatatacaacaataaaaatCCATCAATTAATCAATGTTAATAGAAATAAGTGAATAATTTCAtacttgtttgttgttgtgttccctaagtgcatcaccttattcgttCACGCggtaacaaatttttccttgtgtgagATTATCCATGTATCCTTGACATAATCAACAAACATTGGTCAAGGTGAACAAACCATTTCAAACCTCTTTAGGCACTCATCAAACTGATGCTCTGAAGGACAATCAACAAGAGTTCCCCAGGCATTCATGACATATTCCCAAGCATTTCTTTGACCAATTAACGATTTACATTTGGCCTTCACgttcttgtttatgtgaaagcTTCACAACAAATTTGTAATGTTATGTCtttgtcagtgacaataactccAGGGAGGACATCATGTCTTAAAAATATACCTTGGAAGCATTCTAAAGCCCAAACCACATTATTAAGATGTTCACCCTCCAAATATGTAAAACCGACAGAGAATGTCATTCCAgttggtgtcaccccaacaaaatcgagCAATAGGAGTCTGTACCGATTTGTTTTGTAGATACTGTCTatcaaaaataccaaattacatgtgttgactaacttcactgcatcacggtgacaccaaaagatatcacgaaCCACGTCTTGATCctttaatctatgccaatgaatatactgatctcgttcaagaagcttcattagatgttgcatttcaatatcacttcctctaatggaagaacaatatgcacttcttgcattgtgtATTTGTTTGATGGTCGTACAATTattggcattgtgctccttcagaGTCAGGAGAAAGTTTCTTGGTTTGACCATTgacttcgtcatatcagcaataagtgTCTTTTCATCTTTAGTCAATCGCTcgacatatggatgtccaactaatgacttgaccaattcatgattatgaatcccacaaatcaacttcaccatctagCCTTGTCCTCTAACCACTGGCTTGCCAtgaagcttgaagggacacccacatttccaAGTATCAGtgtctcttctaacaaattTTTTCTTCCTACACCTATACTTGCCACTCCTTTCACAGCTAATTAACACAAACGAagtccttcctctactacctGTGTTTGTGTCAGACCTTACAATCACCaccacaaatccattttcataagCAACGGATCGAGCCCACCGCAAAACATCCTCTCGGCTGTCAAACACCTACAAACCAATCCAGATAATTTCAGTTTCCTACAACATATTCGTTTTATTAAATCACTCACAATCATGGACATTATTACCTGAAAAGTATTGAACGCAtccatgtggttcattcacaccacattcttcttcattttcataatccacATCCACTTCTTCAGGTATTATACCTTCATACATCCaccgatcttcgtccatcttaacaatAAATCAAAAATTTCAACACAAACATAGAACACATAACCGAACTACACATAGCATACAAAACTATACATAATAACTCATCATTAGTAAAAAGCCAAAACCCTATTTCATTCTACAAGTAcaaacaattcaaataaaaaatgacaatacaaacaaagtaataatttaaaaacaaaattaaactttaaaatttcaaaaaataaagcctgtcacggatcaagttgatccgtgacAAGCCACTTGATCCAAGGCAATGAAATCTAcatgcggatcaacttgatctgcgCGACCTACCGTACACCAGAACGCACCCAACATTGTGTACCTCGCCGCAAACGACCACCACCGCAACACCGAACACCGAtaccttcaccttcaccttCACGAAACCTAACTGTTCACTGAACCAAATCGATCGCAAGGAAACGAACAAAATACGGGGAAGCACTGCTCAccgaagagagaaaaggagaGGATGTGCAAATGGAAGCATTGTGCCATTTTTAAAAGCTGGGTGCTGGGTGCAGTAAATGGAAGCACTGTTcatgaaaagagagaaagaaggagCAGTAAGGGCAGCAGGGACAGTTtcgataattttaaaagttgctgggtgcacctagcaactcccTTTTAAAAGCTGGGTGCTGGGTGCAGTAAATGGAAGCATTGTTATGGCGGCACTGTTcatgaaaagagagaaagaaggagTAGTAGGGGCAGCATGGGCAGTTtcgataattttaaaagttgttgaGTGCACCAATAATAATGCTGGGTGTACCTATCAACTCCTTTTTTTAAAGGTATAGAATTCCTATCATAATTCTTAAGAATTGTAATTATAAGTAAATATACAacttaaaaaagttttaaattctcaattaatAAGAAATCAGTCTAATTAATTGAGTGATTGGTTCAGCTTTTTACTTGaaagacttttttattttacatatacagtcatatattaatgtatttcagttatatttatttgaaacaataaaatttaatttaaatatattattagcacaatttttttaaaactatcaactaattaaaattactgtaaatataataatttgaatatttatatgTACAACTCCACCAATATTTATAATCTTAAAAATGatatagaattatttttttcaaaaagaaatcaatataaaatgaatttaatggATTCAGTGCATAAAATTGTATGCTATCAACCAAAATTTTACACTTGAGTCGAGATCCTATTTTCTCTTTGTAGTACATGATGTAGTAATGATATTTGGGGCACCATACTTTTCAAGTATAAATCTAGGACTCAccccaataataataaaagcacCCTTATTGGTCCTTGTGGGGTGTGTGGCAAATTAGTAATTTTCACATCATCACATAACATCAGCAGAGACACGAGAGTCAAAAATTGAGGATAGAACCATCACATGCCTTAGATCTGTCTCACATTGCATTCACATTCATTCATTCCATTTCCATCCAGCGTGTATGTTCCTCACAACACAAATCCCTCTTTCCTTCATTCATTCCAACTTACTTACTTAACCTTCTCTTATGTCCATTTCTGCTTCAATTATTGCACATTTTAGCTTAGCCACCACTTCCACCACCTCATGTAAGTACTAATTTCCCAccaccttaaaaaaaattgggttcCACTAAACAACTACAAAGTTTCCCTTAACAATGCTTCTCCTTGTCCTATATACCCACATGGGAAtattatcatcttattttttccCCTCTAAAAATTAGTCCACTTTTCCATCAACATGTGCCCCCTTTCAATCTCTCTCATGACTCATCACAACCCCAGATCTTAATCATCTCATTTAATCTGACCCTCTTATTTTGTGTCATCGAGTTCACTAAAAAGATCAGATTTTTCAGTGAAGCAAGAAGAAAGAAACCTACCCCCTCCATGTTGATACTAGTGCTTGGACTAGCTTCAGCTACTTTTTTAGTGTTTGTTGCTGTTTATTTGTTCTATAGCAAGAGAAGGGTGTCAAAGTATAATGAGAGTAAAGACATTGAGAGTTCAGAACACAAGGAGGATGGGGAAATGGCTCAGAAGGAGGATTTGATGATCTTTCAGGGTGGAGAGGACCTTACAATATGTGACATTTTGGATGCTCCTGGTGAAGTGATTGGAAAATCCAACTATGGAACACTGTACAAGGCTTTGTTGCAGAGGAGCAACAAGGTGAGCCTGCTCAGGTTTCTGAGGCCAGTGTGCACTGCAAGGGGAGAAGAATTGGATGAGATGATTCACTTTCTTGGAAGGATAAGGCACCCTAACTTGGTTCCTCTTCTGGGGTTCTACACTGGGCCAAGGGGTGAGAAGCTTCTTGTTCATCCCTTCTATAGGCATGGGAGTCTCACTCAATTTATAAGAGGTAAATAAAATGTTCTTTGAAATGAAATTTTGTGTGTCTTGTTTTCTTTGTGGATCTTCTTTTTGGTGTTGTGTGTCTTGATTTTAGCAATATAATAATGGGTTTGATCTCTAATTTTTCTGTTAGGCTTGTGACAAATCATTCACTGCTTAAACTGGTTTTGCTGTTAGGTTTTTCTTAGAAGATGGAGAGTGTTGAATTGTGGGGATTTGGGAATTAAAGAAGAAACATTGATGAAGAAGcaaattgtttttgtgttgactGTAAATGTTAATAGTTACTTTAACAGACAATTGAAtgctgttgaaaaaaaaatagacaattgAATGATATTTGCACAGCAAAAAGTTACATCATTTTTACACAGTAGAGATGATGTTGTGTTGGAATatgtattatttctttttttattgttttaaaaggaAGCAATATAGGAATTAtgtaaatcttttaattttgatgtgtACTTTAACGAATAGACTTTTCTTTTCTAGTGACAGAGCAGGAATACaactttttctttctgttttttgttttagtaacaTTTTCCAGGTTGATATTAACACtactcaattttaattttcatatgtttAGGTCATTTGATGGCATTGGTATTCATTCATCTTTTCGTTTAATTTTATTGACACTAGGAAATGTATACATTAAGAGGGGCAAGTGATCAAATAACTAGACAGAAGATTTCAAACAAGCTATTTGATTCATTAGTCCTACTCTTCACACCTTATAGAGTGGTTTTTATTTTGagttatatatttcatttattgaTCAAAGATGTTCACTTAGCAGATGGAAATGGAGAGTGTTACAAATGGTCTAACATATGTAGAATATCCATTGGTATAGCCAAAGGACTAGAGCATCTTCACACATCACAGGAGAAGCCTATTATTCATGGAAACCTCAAGTCTAAAAACATTCTTCTGGATCGCTCCTACCAGCCGTACATCTCGGATTCCGGCCTACATCTTCTGTTGAATCCAACGGCTGGCCAAGAAATGCTTGAAAGTTCAGCAGCTCAGGGTTACAAGGCACCTGAGCTCATCAAAATGAAGGATGCAAGTGAAGAGAGTGATATTTATAGCCTCGGTGTGATTTTGCTGGAATTGCTTTCAGGAAAGGAACCTATCAACGAGCATCCAACTCCTGACGAGGATTTCTATTTGCCAAATTTCATGAGAAATGCAGTCCTTGGACACAGAATTGCTGATTTATACCATCCTGCCATTCTTCTCAGGAACAGCAGAGATGATAACATTCCAGTGACGGAAGAATGCATTCTCAAAGTCTTTCAACTTGCTATGGCTTGTTGCTC from Glycine soja cultivar W05 chromosome 8, ASM419377v2, whole genome shotgun sequence includes:
- the LOC114422586 gene encoding putative kinase-like protein TMKL1; protein product: MLILVLGLASATFLVFVAVYLFYSKRRVSKYNESKDIESSEHKEDGEMAQKEDLMIFQGGEDLTICDILDAPGEVIGKSNYGTLYKALLQRSNKVSLLRFLRPVCTARGEELDEMIHFLGRIRHPNLVPLLGFYTGPRGEKLLVHPFYRHGSLTQFIRDGNGECYKWSNICRISIGIAKGLEHLHTSQEKPIIHGNLKSKNILLDRSYQPYISDSGLHLLLNPTAGQEMLESSAAQGYKAPELIKMKDASEESDIYSLGVILLELLSGKEPINEHPTPDEDFYLPNFMRNAVLGHRIADLYHPAILLRNSRDDNIPVTEECILKVFQLAMACCSPSPSVRPNIKQVLKKLEEIMF